One window from the genome of Variovorax sp. PAMC26660 encodes:
- a CDS encoding DUF1428 domain-containing protein, producing MARYVDGFIVAIPTQNVEAYRKLARKAGKVWMEYGALEYVECIADDVKPGKLTSFPQSVKQKADETVAFSWITYKSRKHRDTVNAKVMADPRISSMDPKTMPFDAKRMIYGGFKSIVEL from the coding sequence ATGGCTCGCTATGTGGACGGATTCATCGTTGCCATTCCCACCCAGAACGTCGAGGCCTATCGCAAGCTGGCACGCAAGGCCGGCAAGGTCTGGATGGAGTACGGCGCACTCGAATACGTGGAGTGCATTGCCGACGACGTGAAGCCCGGCAAGCTCACGTCATTCCCGCAAAGCGTGAAACAGAAGGCCGACGAGACGGTGGCCTTCTCGTGGATCACCTACAAATCGCGCAAGCACCGCGACACGGTGAATGCGAAGGTCATGGCGGACCCGCGCATCTCGTCGATGGACCCGAAGACGATGCCCTTCGATGCCAAGCGGATGATCTACGGCGGCTTCAAATCCATCGTCGAACTCTGA